A stretch of Myxococcus hansupus DNA encodes these proteins:
- a CDS encoding N-acetylmuramoyl-L-alanine amidase — translation MHVLRKTFAATAAAMALSACGPQPEVSPEEASPEAQVPAGVADDAVRAVADAARRTPNELDAVFAKAAAEFNVPVSLLKAISLAETRWEHVRGEEEFEGRPAAFGLMALRGQDIIDGAALAGVSADAVRDEPLANVRAAAALLSKHADAAGIDRGDLGAWAPVVVRLTDISDPDIQAQYIHNEVYAALREGAGAFTPTGKVAVSLEASDVEAKFALPTAQALNVVDYPGAVWRTSPNFNARPSGMLPQMIIIHTCEGGYSGCVSWLSNSASGVSAHYVVNETGSAVTQLVRESSRAWHIAAAYQPSLNNNTKPGLGGRSTNDFSVGIEHGGYASTTNFDTRMITSSAKLSCDITRGHNIPRDRYHIVAHGQLQANRSDPGAHWPWTSYINQIRSECGDGGGGGTSAIIVDSNNANNNASLATFSAPATSWTRGTFAGNYGGDYYFANVAPVSEPAVFRFNLAAAGSRTIQAWWPAGTNRSTSAPFIINHTGGATTVSRNQQIDGGKWVTLGTYNFARGWNTVQLSRWTSSGEVVIADAIRVQ, via the coding sequence ATGCACGTGTTGCGCAAGACGTTCGCGGCGACGGCCGCGGCCATGGCGCTGTCCGCCTGTGGCCCCCAGCCCGAGGTGTCCCCGGAAGAGGCTTCCCCCGAGGCGCAGGTTCCCGCGGGCGTGGCGGATGACGCCGTCCGCGCGGTGGCCGACGCGGCCCGCCGCACGCCCAACGAGCTGGACGCGGTGTTCGCCAAGGCGGCGGCGGAGTTCAACGTCCCGGTGAGCCTGCTCAAGGCCATCTCCTTGGCGGAGACGCGCTGGGAGCACGTCCGGGGTGAAGAGGAGTTCGAGGGCCGCCCGGCGGCGTTCGGTCTGATGGCGCTGCGTGGCCAGGACATTATTGATGGCGCTGCCCTGGCGGGCGTGTCCGCGGACGCGGTCCGTGACGAGCCGCTGGCCAACGTGCGCGCGGCCGCCGCGCTGCTGTCGAAGCACGCCGACGCGGCGGGCATCGACCGCGGGGACCTGGGCGCGTGGGCCCCGGTGGTGGTGCGCCTGACGGACATCTCCGACCCGGACATCCAGGCGCAGTACATCCACAACGAGGTGTACGCGGCGCTGCGCGAGGGCGCGGGTGCCTTCACGCCGACGGGCAAGGTGGCGGTGTCGCTGGAGGCCAGCGACGTGGAGGCGAAGTTCGCGCTGCCGACGGCGCAGGCCCTGAACGTCGTGGACTACCCGGGCGCCGTCTGGAGGACGTCACCCAACTTCAATGCGCGTCCGTCGGGCATGCTGCCGCAGATGATCATCATCCACACCTGCGAGGGTGGGTACTCCGGGTGCGTGAGCTGGCTGTCCAACTCCGCTTCGGGCGTGAGCGCGCACTACGTGGTCAACGAGACGGGCAGCGCGGTGACCCAGCTCGTGCGCGAGTCGAGCCGCGCCTGGCACATCGCCGCGGCCTACCAGCCGAGCCTGAACAACAATACGAAGCCGGGGCTCGGTGGCCGGTCGACCAACGACTTCTCCGTGGGCATCGAGCACGGCGGCTATGCCAGCACGACGAATTTCGACACGCGGATGATTACGTCCTCCGCCAAGCTGTCGTGTGACATCACCCGGGGGCACAACATCCCGCGTGACCGGTACCACATCGTGGCGCATGGCCAGCTTCAGGCGAACCGCTCGGACCCGGGCGCCCACTGGCCGTGGACCTCGTACATCAACCAGATTCGGAGCGAGTGTGGTGACGGCGGCGGTGGTGGCACGTCGGCCATCATCGTGGACAGCAACAACGCCAACAACAACGCCAGCCTCGCCACCTTCTCGGCGCCCGCGACCAGTTGGACGCGTGGCACCTTCGCCGGCAACTACGGCGGCGACTACTACTTCGCGAACGTGGCGCCGGTTTCCGAGCCGGCCGTGTTCCGCTTCAACCTGGCCGCGGCGGGGTCGCGGACCATCCAGGCCTGGTGGCCGGCGGGCACCAACCGCAGCACGTCGGCGCCCTTCATCATCAACCACACGGGTGGGGCCACCACGGTGAGCCGGAACCAGCAGATTGACGGCGGCAAGTGGGTCACGCTGGGGACGTACAACTTCGCCCGGGGCTGGAACACGGTGCAGTTGAGCCGTTGGACGAGCAGCGGTGAAGTGGTCATCGCGGACGCCATCCGGGTGCAGTGA